From the genome of Thermogutta terrifontis, one region includes:
- a CDS encoding polysaccharide biosynthesis/export family protein, which translates to MVYKARALPVELQPPPVTDIRDVALPQLASVQAPSDVIMPGDLLEVSVLTGLDIKDTAISCRVDDEGNIQVPPIGKVMVGGMRFPDAERAIAQAAIERDVYRRPTVTIKRVQSRTYRITVAGAVAKPGVYDIPAAQADLLTALVQAEGLKPDADPIVEIRRSGSSGSLAPAFDSKVGNAPGQLTSFTEATAPGESIKVDLRSAGQNDQSLQEYRLQDGDVVFVPPRKLDPIYVDGLVNKPGMYDFPAAQDLRLLDAIALAGGCSNPLAEKVWIVRQIRGRSEPVLIRANLRTAAKNPAENLRIAPGDVITVEETFGTFVYNLLKGFVHVGGTVPLN; encoded by the coding sequence ATGGTGTACAAAGCCCGCGCTCTTCCGGTGGAACTTCAACCGCCGCCGGTGACTGATATTCGAGACGTGGCCCTGCCGCAGTTGGCCAGTGTTCAGGCACCGAGCGACGTTATCATGCCGGGCGATCTTCTGGAAGTAAGTGTCCTCACCGGCCTTGATATTAAGGATACTGCTATTTCCTGTCGGGTGGACGACGAGGGCAATATTCAGGTCCCCCCTATCGGGAAGGTGATGGTTGGTGGCATGCGCTTTCCTGATGCGGAAAGGGCCATTGCCCAGGCCGCTATTGAGCGGGACGTTTACCGTCGGCCAACGGTCACAATCAAACGTGTGCAGTCCCGAACCTACCGAATTACGGTAGCCGGGGCCGTGGCAAAACCCGGTGTGTACGATATTCCGGCTGCCCAGGCCGACCTCCTGACGGCTCTGGTTCAGGCCGAAGGATTGAAACCGGATGCGGACCCGATCGTGGAAATTCGCCGATCTGGTTCTTCGGGCTCCCTCGCGCCGGCTTTCGATTCCAAAGTGGGAAACGCCCCAGGCCAGCTAACCTCTTTCACGGAGGCGACCGCGCCTGGCGAGTCCATCAAGGTGGACCTGCGATCTGCTGGGCAGAACGATCAGTCCCTCCAGGAATACCGGCTTCAGGATGGAGACGTGGTGTTCGTGCCCCCGCGAAAACTCGATCCCATCTATGTTGATGGACTTGTCAATAAGCCTGGCATGTATGACTTTCCGGCAGCGCAGGATCTGCGGCTGCTGGATGCCATTGCCCTCGCTGGCGGTTGTTCCAATCCGCTGGCGGAGAAGGTGTGGATCGTGCGGCAAATACGCGGACGCAGCGAACCTGTGCTCATTCGGGCGAACCTCCGCACGGCTGCCAAGAACCCGGCAGAAAACCTCCGCATTGCCCCCGGGGATGTCATCACTGTGGAGGAGACATTTGGAACGTTTGTTTACAACCTGCTCAAAGGTTTTGTCCACGTCGGTGGCACTGTGCCCTTAAACTGA
- a CDS encoding sugar phosphate isomerase/epimerase family protein → MIIAATTRCFANLPLEAAFERLNDLEFTHVEIIAHETEGHLKPSEIAADLDRAIAICRNTHRLTPVAYSVDIEAQGEEYYRQFAACCKLAKATRVVTVVVRASELGTPFNEEVERLQRMVAIAAMEEVVVAMLVETGRMSESPETAAVLCHHAKGLGICLDPSYFIYGRASPPSMEPILKYVRHVRLRDTKKDRFQVRVGQGEVEYSKLLANLSRYEYDRALSIDILPEPGVDQNAELRKFRLLLETLL, encoded by the coding sequence GTGATCATCGCTGCAACCACCCGGTGTTTTGCCAATCTCCCACTGGAAGCGGCGTTCGAACGTCTCAATGATCTCGAATTCACGCATGTGGAAATCATTGCCCATGAGACAGAAGGGCACCTGAAACCGTCAGAAATCGCGGCTGACCTGGATCGGGCGATTGCCATTTGCCGTAATACCCATCGCCTGACTCCGGTGGCCTACAGTGTGGACATTGAAGCGCAGGGGGAAGAGTATTACCGGCAATTCGCCGCCTGCTGCAAACTGGCCAAGGCAACGCGGGTGGTGACGGTGGTGGTCCGTGCTTCCGAACTGGGAACGCCGTTTAACGAGGAAGTGGAGCGGCTGCAACGGATGGTGGCGATTGCCGCTATGGAGGAGGTTGTCGTGGCCATGCTCGTCGAGACTGGCCGCATGAGCGAATCACCAGAAACCGCCGCCGTGCTCTGCCATCACGCCAAAGGACTTGGCATCTGCCTGGATCCCAGCTACTTCATATACGGTCGGGCGTCCCCCCCCAGTATGGAGCCGATCCTTAAATACGTGCGGCACGTCCGACTGCGCGACACCAAAAAGGACCGCTTTCAGGTGAGAGTGGGCCAGGGAGAAGTGGAGTACAGCAAGCTTCTTGCCAATCTCAGCCGGTACGAATACGATCGGGCCCTTTCGATCGACATCCTTCCCGAGCCAGGCGTGGACCAAAACGCCGAACTCCGGAAATTCCGGCTCCTTTTGGAAACACTTCTTTGA
- a CDS encoding DUF4261 domain-containing protein, protein MEPPLAMVLLRSPTKPSLEKLDEALQANWEGLPALEEALVALPPDLDLPPFQAIRIGDTVAFILSEDDPVPKEDLELACLSAWYWPDAHEAIDKHTAHLVVVLPEPPQDPLERYILLTQITAALAQITDSVAVFWPRSLLVHKPEDFINSARQMGPGQFPLELWVAFHGEIEEDQTLTLFTRGMAAFSLPEIEVYNTRQQPQFVYERVYNIAYYLLENGPVIHDGETVGMSQDEQYKVRIGPSRLEPRIRALQVEM, encoded by the coding sequence ATGGAACCCCCGCTGGCAATGGTGTTGTTACGGTCTCCTACCAAACCGTCTTTGGAAAAGCTCGACGAAGCCCTCCAGGCAAACTGGGAGGGTCTCCCGGCCCTTGAGGAAGCTCTCGTGGCGCTGCCCCCGGATCTGGATTTGCCGCCATTTCAGGCGATTCGGATAGGCGATACCGTGGCCTTCATCCTTTCGGAAGATGACCCCGTTCCGAAAGAGGATCTCGAGCTCGCCTGCCTGTCGGCCTGGTACTGGCCGGATGCCCATGAGGCCATCGATAAGCACACGGCGCATCTGGTCGTTGTTCTGCCCGAACCGCCGCAGGATCCCCTTGAGCGGTACATTCTTCTGACTCAAATCACAGCGGCTCTGGCTCAGATTACGGATTCCGTGGCGGTGTTTTGGCCCCGTTCCCTCCTGGTCCACAAGCCGGAAGACTTTATCAATTCGGCGCGACAGATGGGACCGGGGCAGTTTCCGCTGGAGCTGTGGGTGGCCTTTCACGGAGAGATCGAGGAGGATCAAACTCTGACTTTATTCACCCGGGGTATGGCGGCCTTTTCACTTCCCGAAATTGAAGTCTACAACACCCGGCAGCAACCGCAGTTTGTCTACGAGCGGGTGTACAACATCGCATATTATCTGCTCGAAAATGGTCCGGTCATCCATGATGGAGAGACGGTCGGGATGAGCCAGGACGAGCAATATAAAGTGCGGATCGGTCCGTCCCGCCTTGAACCGCGGATTCGGGCTCTCCAGGTGGAAATGTGA
- a CDS encoding mannose-1-phosphate guanylyltransferase, translating into MLHAVILAGGSGTRLWPESRAARPKQLLPIGGEKSLLRATVDRVLPLVPLDRIFVATSKDLAPAIAEELSFLPRTAILVEPAPRNTAPCLGLAAARLLREDPDAIMAVLPADHVVSPDEAFIQDLQTGVRLVMEDPRRLVTFGIPPTYPSPSFGYIERGEPLALPESSKLEEPVRTETAPQHRIFQARQFWEKPSRETAQKYLEAGTFYWNAGIFVWKAATLWQALEEYCPEVFQPLARIAAAADSPRFGEILESEFQQIKSISIDYAVMEKANNVVVIEATFRWDDVGGWRALERLLTVDERGNVADAPRVIFWDADGTIVHSRRDDHLIATLGVKDLVVVVTPDVTLVADKNREEDVRNLLKELERRGWREYL; encoded by the coding sequence ATGCTCCATGCGGTGATTTTGGCTGGGGGATCCGGAACCCGCCTCTGGCCGGAGAGTCGCGCCGCCCGTCCCAAGCAACTCCTGCCCATCGGGGGAGAGAAAAGTTTACTCCGGGCCACGGTGGATCGCGTTCTGCCGCTGGTTCCTCTGGATCGTATCTTCGTGGCGACGAGCAAAGATTTAGCGCCTGCAATCGCGGAAGAGCTGTCTTTTCTTCCCCGGACGGCGATCCTAGTGGAACCGGCTCCCCGCAACACGGCACCGTGTTTGGGCCTGGCCGCCGCTCGGCTTCTGCGGGAAGACCCGGACGCGATCATGGCGGTGTTGCCCGCCGACCATGTGGTGTCGCCGGATGAAGCGTTTATCCAGGATTTGCAAACCGGCGTGCGGCTGGTCATGGAAGATCCTCGGCGGTTGGTGACGTTCGGCATCCCGCCTACATATCCCTCACCCTCTTTCGGCTACATTGAGCGCGGTGAACCTCTGGCTCTTCCCGAGAGCAGTAAACTTGAGGAGCCCGTTCGGACGGAGACAGCGCCCCAACACCGAATATTTCAGGCGCGACAGTTCTGGGAAAAGCCATCTCGGGAAACGGCTCAAAAATACCTGGAAGCCGGTACTTTCTACTGGAATGCGGGCATTTTTGTTTGGAAGGCCGCCACTTTGTGGCAGGCGCTGGAGGAGTACTGTCCGGAAGTTTTTCAGCCCCTTGCCCGAATTGCCGCAGCCGCTGACTCACCCCGATTCGGCGAGATTCTGGAATCCGAATTCCAGCAGATCAAAAGCATCTCCATTGACTATGCGGTGATGGAAAAGGCAAACAATGTTGTCGTGATCGAGGCGACGTTTCGCTGGGATGACGTTGGTGGTTGGCGGGCACTGGAGCGGCTGCTGACCGTGGATGAGAGAGGTAACGTCGCTGATGCCCCGCGGGTGATCTTTTGGGATGCAGATGGCACGATCGTTCACAGTCGCCGGGATGACCATCTTATCGCCACGCTGGGGGTCAAAGACCTGGTTGTTGTGGTCACTCCGGACGTCACACTTGTGGCTGACAAAAATCGCGAGGAAGATGTTCGCAATCTTCTGAAGGAGCTGGAACGGCGGGGATGGCGGGAGTATTTGTAA
- a CDS encoding segregation and condensation protein A — MAGGTTEFRVNLDVFRGPLDVLLYLIRKHELAITEISVSEIAEQFLQFVESAQPLDVDTAADYLAMASWLVELKSYELLPHGEEMPEEFVSEPREELVRRLLEYKRYRDLAYLLEERAKEWQTRLRRLSDDLGESPIQPADEPLQEVHLWDLVQAFLRVLQESEVQAGTTLVYDDTPIQVFMERIYRRLLDCQQLAFRELFLPGMHKSTLVGIFMAVLELVRFGFIRVHQEELFGEILLSLREDRPPYHPWEPPPATEEGEMANGTTTGQASSQSGQ; from the coding sequence ATGGCGGGTGGAACGACAGAATTCCGCGTCAATCTGGACGTCTTCCGCGGCCCGCTCGATGTTCTCCTCTACCTCATTCGCAAACACGAGCTGGCCATCACGGAGATTTCGGTTTCAGAAATCGCGGAACAGTTCCTGCAGTTTGTGGAATCAGCCCAGCCGCTGGATGTTGACACGGCAGCCGACTATCTGGCCATGGCAAGCTGGCTGGTGGAGCTCAAATCTTATGAACTGTTACCGCACGGGGAGGAGATGCCAGAGGAATTTGTCTCCGAACCGCGTGAAGAATTGGTCCGGCGGCTTCTGGAGTACAAGCGCTACCGGGATCTGGCGTATCTGCTTGAGGAGCGTGCCAAAGAATGGCAAACGCGTCTCCGGCGTCTGAGCGATGACCTCGGGGAGAGCCCGATTCAGCCCGCGGATGAACCGCTGCAAGAAGTCCACCTGTGGGACCTGGTCCAGGCTTTTTTGAGGGTCCTCCAGGAAAGCGAGGTCCAGGCAGGAACGACGCTCGTCTATGATGACACCCCCATCCAGGTCTTCATGGAGCGTATCTATCGGCGGTTGCTCGATTGCCAACAACTCGCGTTTCGCGAACTCTTCTTGCCCGGGATGCACAAATCCACGCTGGTTGGGATCTTCATGGCGGTGCTGGAGTTGGTACGATTCGGCTTTATTCGTGTCCACCAAGAAGAACTCTTTGGCGAGATTCTCCTCTCTCTCCGCGAGGACCGCCCCCCGTATCACCCCTGGGAACCGCCTCCGGCAACCGAAGAAGGGGAGATGGCCAACGGCACGACCACTGGGCAAGCCTCTTCCCAAAGCGGACAATAG
- a CDS encoding MBL fold metallo-hydrolase, protein MVPSEKRAAVSSENRKSQNHDERCLGASGEEALKSVLLEDLPIKRLSHKNITIEGYSRAAFQTYWRIPEFRLGFDLGGQPWAFMGTPSWFVSHTHIDHVVALPAYVSRRRMMKMEPPTIYLPEQAVPLVERLLHIIARLDRGRLPCQLVPTAPGQEVELSRELVVTTVPTQHTVPSLGFIVWERRKKLKPEFHGLPGEKIRDLRLSGVEVTNEIRLPRVAYLGDTRVDVLDEYPDLYRAEVLIMEVTFLSPHHRGEKIRKFGHVHIDDLVARRDRFQNELIIASHFSIRYTPRLIEKLARKAIPDMLGGRLQLWL, encoded by the coding sequence ATGGTCCCTTCGGAAAAGCGTGCCGCGGTGAGTTCGGAAAATCGCAAATCACAAAATCATGATGAGCGGTGTTTGGGAGCTTCCGGCGAAGAGGCCCTGAAGTCGGTCCTGCTAGAAGATCTGCCGATCAAGAGGCTCTCGCACAAAAACATCACCATCGAGGGGTATTCCCGGGCCGCCTTTCAGACCTACTGGCGGATCCCGGAGTTCCGGCTCGGTTTTGATCTGGGGGGCCAACCGTGGGCATTCATGGGGACGCCCTCATGGTTTGTGTCACACACCCATATCGATCATGTGGTGGCCCTTCCGGCGTATGTTTCGCGGCGGCGGATGATGAAGATGGAACCGCCCACTATTTACCTGCCGGAACAGGCCGTCCCGCTCGTGGAAAGGCTCCTTCACATCATCGCGCGGCTGGATCGGGGACGCCTTCCCTGCCAGCTTGTGCCGACAGCGCCTGGCCAGGAAGTCGAGCTCTCCCGAGAACTCGTCGTCACAACGGTTCCCACCCAGCACACCGTCCCCTCGCTGGGATTCATCGTTTGGGAACGACGGAAAAAACTGAAACCGGAGTTCCATGGGCTGCCCGGCGAGAAAATCCGGGATCTGCGTCTCAGTGGCGTGGAGGTCACCAACGAAATCCGTCTGCCGCGGGTCGCCTATCTCGGCGACACACGGGTGGACGTCCTGGACGAGTACCCCGACCTGTACCGGGCAGAAGTGCTCATCATGGAGGTTACTTTTCTTTCGCCCCATCACCGTGGGGAAAAGATTCGGAAATTTGGGCATGTGCATATTGACGACCTGGTCGCCCGGCGAGACCGCTTTCAGAACGAGCTGATCATCGCCTCCCATTTCAGCATCCGCTACACGCCGCGATTGATTGAGAAGCTCGCCCGAAAGGCAATTCCAGATATGCTGGGCGGGCGACTCCAATTATGGCTGTAA
- a CDS encoding response regulator codes for MMSQKSKILIADDHPTNVELLEAYLSQCDCDIYVASDGLQTLELARKVHPDVILLDIMMPKMSGFEVCQRLKSDPATKDIMILMVTALNELGDIERAVAAGCDDFLSKPIHKPELLKRVENMLKLRHVTDELERLRAYIDAMEQRRQTGPTTT; via the coding sequence ATGATGAGTCAAAAGAGTAAGATTCTCATAGCGGACGACCACCCCACCAACGTGGAGCTTTTGGAAGCGTATCTGTCCCAGTGCGACTGCGACATTTACGTCGCCAGCGATGGACTGCAAACCCTGGAGCTTGCCCGCAAAGTCCATCCCGACGTCATCCTCCTCGACATCATGATGCCCAAAATGAGCGGGTTTGAGGTTTGTCAGCGGCTGAAAAGCGACCCCGCCACCAAAGACATCATGATTCTGATGGTGACAGCTCTCAATGAGTTGGGCGATATCGAGCGGGCCGTGGCGGCGGGATGCGATGATTTTCTCAGTAAACCCATCCATAAGCCAGAATTACTCAAACGTGTCGAAAACATGCTCAAGCTCCGTCATGTGACGGATGAGCTGGAGCGGCTTCGCGCGTACATCGACGCGATGGAACAGAGACGGCAGACCGGCCCCACCACCACCTAA
- the gltX gene encoding glutamate--tRNA ligase, giving the protein MSVRTRFAPSPTGYLHIGGVRTALFCWLFARRHGGQFILRIDDTDQQRNVEEALQPILDGLRWLGIDWDEGPEVGGPHAPYFQSQRLPIYQEAVRRLLKSGHAYWDFATPEEIQAEREAAQAEKRPFVYSRRFMAETEADAARFRAQGRQGVVRLKMPREGKLVINDLIRGPVEFEWSQEQDHVIQRSDGTVLYHLASAVDDHEFGITHVIRAEEHLSNTPRQVFILQSLGYEAPQFAHLPVVAEPGSKVKLSKRKLDKYLKNRDFAELMELGQKIAQKIGHAASSELFNPVIVDFYKVVGFLPDAIVNYLALLGWSLDDKTEHFTREELVRVFSLDRVNKAPASFDPKKLLAFQQRHMREVPISQKVEMVIPYLRRAGWIPGEVSADLRGKIARVVEAAGDRLRVAGEILNYPEFFVADEDLPYDEKDVAKRLQQPGVAEILQRLEGVLREAEPFTASHLETLIHQWTEREQLSLGQVVHPLRVAVTGRSVGFGLFDTLAILGRDTVCRRLQLAREKFAASAAKPAPESA; this is encoded by the coding sequence ATGAGCGTTCGCACGAGATTTGCCCCCAGTCCGACGGGTTACCTCCACATTGGCGGTGTTCGCACGGCCCTCTTCTGCTGGCTGTTCGCCCGCCGTCATGGAGGACAGTTCATCCTGCGGATTGACGACACGGATCAGCAGCGGAATGTTGAAGAAGCCCTCCAGCCGATCCTGGATGGTTTGCGGTGGCTGGGGATCGATTGGGATGAAGGGCCGGAAGTTGGTGGGCCGCATGCCCCCTACTTCCAATCGCAACGGTTGCCCATCTATCAGGAGGCTGTCCGTCGCCTGCTGAAAAGCGGTCACGCATACTGGGACTTTGCGACGCCGGAGGAAATTCAAGCGGAGCGGGAAGCCGCGCAGGCAGAAAAACGGCCGTTCGTATACAGCCGCCGCTTTATGGCGGAAACGGAAGCAGATGCCGCACGATTCCGGGCCCAGGGTCGTCAGGGCGTCGTGCGACTGAAAATGCCCCGCGAGGGGAAGCTCGTGATTAACGATCTCATTCGCGGGCCGGTGGAATTCGAGTGGTCCCAGGAACAGGACCATGTCATCCAGCGATCCGACGGGACGGTGCTCTACCACCTGGCGAGCGCCGTGGATGACCACGAGTTTGGTATCACACACGTCATTCGAGCGGAGGAGCACCTGTCGAACACTCCTCGGCAGGTCTTCATCCTCCAGTCACTGGGCTATGAAGCGCCCCAATTTGCCCATCTCCCAGTTGTGGCCGAGCCAGGAAGCAAGGTCAAGCTCAGCAAACGGAAACTCGACAAGTACCTGAAAAACCGGGACTTTGCCGAGCTCATGGAACTCGGCCAAAAGATCGCCCAAAAGATTGGACACGCAGCCTCCAGCGAACTTTTCAATCCGGTCATTGTCGACTTTTATAAGGTGGTCGGTTTTCTGCCGGATGCGATCGTGAACTATCTGGCCCTGCTGGGGTGGTCACTGGATGATAAGACCGAGCATTTCACACGGGAGGAACTGGTGCGGGTGTTCTCCCTGGATCGCGTGAACAAAGCCCCCGCCAGCTTTGATCCCAAGAAATTGCTGGCCTTCCAGCAGCGGCACATGCGGGAAGTGCCGATTTCGCAGAAAGTGGAGATGGTCATCCCGTATCTTCGGCGGGCGGGGTGGATCCCCGGGGAAGTCAGCGCGGATTTGCGAGGAAAAATCGCCAGGGTTGTGGAAGCGGCAGGCGATCGGCTGCGCGTGGCGGGAGAGATTCTGAACTATCCCGAGTTTTTTGTCGCCGATGAAGACCTCCCCTACGACGAAAAAGATGTCGCCAAGCGGCTTCAACAGCCGGGGGTGGCAGAAATCCTCCAGCGCTTGGAAGGAGTGTTGCGAGAGGCGGAACCTTTCACCGCAAGTCATCTGGAAACGCTCATCCATCAGTGGACAGAAAGGGAGCAACTCAGCCTGGGCCAGGTGGTGCATCCGTTGCGGGTGGCGGTCACCGGGCGGAGTGTCGGCTTCGGTTTGTTCGACACGCTCGCCATTTTGGGACGCGACACCGTGTGCCGACGACTGCAACTGGCCCGCGAGAAATTTGCCGCTTCGGCGGCTAAGCCGGCTCCCGAAAGCGCATAA
- a CDS encoding glutamine--tRNA ligase/YqeY domain fusion protein yields the protein MTDGGNITPEKKIQSEAQPTGTPSGCDSCEGTDFIREAIIEDLKSGRFDHVHTRFPPEPNGYLHIGHAKSICLNFGIAQEFGGKCNLRFDDTNPTKEDTEYVEAIKEDIRWLGFDWEDRCYYASDYFEQLYQWAEELIKKGKAYVCDLSPDEIREYRGTLTEPGRESPYRNRSVEENLDLFRRMRAGEFPEGSRTLRAKIDMAHPNVLMRDPVMYRIIHAPHHRTGNKWCIYPTYDWAHGQSDSIEGITHSICTLEFEVHRPLYEWFIKELGIYAPRQIEFARLNLTYTVMSKRRLLQLVQEGYVRGWDDPRMPTIRGLRRRGYTPEAIRDFCQRIGVSKYDGVVDIALLEHCIREDLNKRAPRVMAVLRPIKLVIDNYPDGQTEYLEAVNNPEDPSMGTRQVPFSKVLYIEEDDFREVPPPKYYRLSPGREVRLRWGYFVKCTGVVKDPQTGRILEVHCTYDPATKGGNAPDGRKVKATIHWVSAAHCVEAEVRLYDYLFTKPDPDDVPEGMDWRANINPNSLEVIPNAKIEPSVQGAPAGTRYQFERLGYFCVDPDSTPEKLVFNRTVTLKDEWAKIQKKLENQQTAGAA from the coding sequence ATGACTGACGGCGGGAACATTACTCCGGAAAAGAAGATTCAGTCTGAAGCACAGCCCACCGGGACCCCCTCGGGTTGTGACTCTTGCGAGGGGACAGACTTTATTCGGGAAGCGATCATTGAAGACCTCAAGAGCGGACGTTTCGACCACGTCCATACACGATTCCCCCCCGAACCGAACGGGTATCTTCACATCGGACACGCCAAATCAATCTGTCTCAACTTCGGTATTGCCCAGGAGTTCGGGGGAAAGTGCAACCTCCGCTTCGACGATACCAACCCCACCAAGGAAGATACTGAATACGTGGAGGCCATCAAGGAAGATATCCGCTGGCTGGGGTTCGATTGGGAGGACCGCTGTTATTACGCCTCGGATTATTTTGAACAGCTCTACCAATGGGCAGAGGAACTCATCAAGAAAGGCAAGGCCTACGTCTGCGATCTTTCGCCGGACGAAATCCGCGAATATCGTGGGACCCTGACCGAACCGGGACGGGAAAGTCCCTATCGGAACCGCTCCGTGGAGGAAAATCTTGACCTTTTCCGCAGAATGCGGGCAGGGGAATTTCCCGAGGGATCGCGGACCCTGCGCGCCAAGATCGACATGGCTCATCCCAACGTGCTCATGCGTGACCCGGTTATGTACCGCATTATCCACGCGCCGCATCACCGAACGGGCAACAAGTGGTGCATTTATCCCACATACGATTGGGCCCATGGTCAGTCTGACTCGATCGAGGGGATCACGCATTCGATCTGCACGCTGGAATTCGAAGTGCATCGGCCGTTGTATGAATGGTTCATCAAAGAGCTGGGGATTTATGCTCCGCGACAGATCGAATTTGCCCGACTTAATCTGACCTACACGGTCATGAGTAAACGTCGGCTGCTGCAGCTCGTGCAGGAAGGTTATGTGCGGGGCTGGGATGATCCACGAATGCCGACCATCCGCGGACTCCGCCGACGGGGTTACACGCCCGAGGCCATCCGTGATTTCTGTCAGCGGATCGGCGTTTCCAAGTACGACGGCGTCGTGGATATCGCGCTTCTGGAACACTGCATCCGGGAAGACCTGAACAAACGGGCTCCCCGCGTCATGGCGGTCCTTCGGCCGATCAAACTCGTCATCGACAACTATCCCGACGGCCAGACAGAGTATCTGGAAGCCGTGAACAATCCCGAAGATCCCTCGATGGGCACGCGACAGGTGCCCTTTTCGAAGGTGCTGTACATTGAAGAGGATGATTTCCGGGAAGTGCCACCACCGAAGTATTATCGCCTTTCACCGGGCCGGGAAGTCCGATTGCGGTGGGGATACTTCGTCAAATGCACGGGCGTGGTCAAAGACCCTCAAACCGGCCGCATCCTGGAAGTGCACTGCACCTATGACCCCGCCACCAAAGGCGGAAATGCCCCCGACGGACGAAAGGTGAAAGCCACCATCCACTGGGTGTCGGCCGCGCATTGCGTGGAAGCCGAAGTCCGGCTGTACGACTACCTGTTCACCAAGCCAGACCCGGACGACGTGCCCGAAGGGATGGATTGGCGGGCCAACATCAACCCAAACTCTCTGGAGGTGATTCCCAACGCCAAGATCGAGCCCAGTGTCCAGGGGGCCCCGGCAGGCACGCGCTACCAGTTTGAACGTCTGGGATACTTCTGCGTGGATCCTGATTCCACGCCGGAAAAACTCGTTTTCAATCGCACGGTGACGCTCAAAGACGAGTGGGCGAAAATTCAAAAGAAGCTGGAAAACCAGCAAACCGCCGGAGCAGCGTGA
- a CDS encoding aldolase catalytic domain-containing protein, with amino-acid sequence MTPDPKDIAPWITYRPELKVLDCTVRDGGLVNDHHFSDDFVKALYHTCVEAGIDYMEIGYKASKRVFQRDRFGTWKFCDEDDVRRVVGDNPTSLKLAAMMDAGKSDWKTDLLPKDRSVFDMIRVAFYVHQTVEACEMIKAAHEKGYETSANLMAVSQATEVEIEQCLELVAETPAQVVVVVDSFGALYTEQIERLVKKYLGYAKERGKEVGIHAHNNQQLAFANTIEAIIHGANRVDASMGGLGRGAGNCPMELLIGFLRNPKFRIRPIYQFLQDWIEPLRAEVEWGPYVQYNITGQLNLHPRAAIEARKNPEDRNKYVEFYDRVTAES; translated from the coding sequence ATGACGCCCGATCCGAAAGACATTGCTCCGTGGATCACGTACCGGCCGGAATTGAAAGTGCTCGATTGCACGGTCCGCGACGGTGGCTTGGTCAACGACCATCATTTCTCGGACGATTTCGTGAAAGCCCTGTACCATACCTGTGTGGAGGCCGGCATCGACTACATGGAGATCGGGTACAAGGCGTCGAAGCGGGTCTTTCAGCGGGACCGCTTTGGTACCTGGAAATTCTGCGATGAGGACGATGTTCGCCGGGTGGTGGGTGATAATCCCACATCCCTCAAGCTGGCGGCAATGATGGATGCGGGCAAATCGGACTGGAAAACCGATCTCCTTCCTAAGGATCGCAGCGTTTTCGACATGATTCGCGTGGCGTTTTATGTCCATCAGACCGTCGAAGCCTGCGAAATGATCAAGGCCGCCCATGAAAAGGGTTATGAGACCTCGGCGAACCTGATGGCAGTCTCCCAGGCCACGGAGGTGGAAATCGAGCAGTGTCTGGAGTTGGTCGCGGAAACCCCGGCTCAGGTTGTCGTGGTGGTGGATAGCTTCGGGGCCCTTTACACGGAGCAGATTGAACGTCTCGTCAAAAAATATCTCGGTTACGCCAAGGAGCGTGGGAAAGAGGTGGGTATCCACGCACACAATAACCAGCAATTAGCCTTCGCCAACACGATTGAGGCCATCATTCACGGTGCGAACCGGGTGGATGCCTCCATGGGCGGACTGGGACGTGGGGCCGGCAATTGCCCGATGGAGCTTTTGATCGGCTTCCTCCGTAACCCCAAGTTCCGCATTCGGCCGATTTATCAGTTCCTCCAGGATTGGATTGAGCCGCTCCGCGCGGAAGTGGAATGGGGCCCGTACGTGCAGTACAACATCACCGGCCAGTTGAACCTGCATCCCCGGGCGGCTATTGAAGCCAGGAAAAATCCAGAAGACCGCAACAAGTACGTGGAGTTTTATGACCGCGTGACGGCCGAGTCGTGA